From a region of the Sorex araneus isolate mSorAra2 chromosome 10, mSorAra2.pri, whole genome shotgun sequence genome:
- the TMCC3 gene encoding transmembrane and coiled-coil domain protein 3 isoform X3: MNTLSLPLHIRRGGSDTNLNFDVPDGILDFHKVRLNADSLKQKILKVTEQIKIEQTSRDGNVAEYLKLVNSADKQQASRIKQVFEKKNQKSAHSIAQLQKKLEQYHRKLREIEQNGASRSAKDLQHSLKDAHAKSRTAPHGMESSKSGMPGVSLTPPVFVFNKSREFANLIRNKFGSADNIAHLKNSLEEFRPETSARAYGGSATIVTKPKYGSDDECSSGTSGSADSNGNQSFGASGAGPLDSQGKLSMILEELREIKETQAQLAEDIEALKVQFKREYGFISQTLQEERYRYERLEDQLHDLTDLHQHEMANLKQELASIEEKVAYQAYERSRDIQEALETCQTRISKLELHQQEQQVLQTDTVNAKVLLGKCINVILAFMAVLLVCVSTIAKFVSPMMKSRFHILGTFFAVTLLAIFCKNWDHILCAIERIIIPR; this comes from the exons ATGAATACCCTCAGCCTGCCCCTGCACATACGCCGAGGCGGTTCTGACACCAACCTCAACTTTGACGTCCCAGATGGCATCCTGGATTTCCACAAGGTCCGACTCAATGCTGACAGCCTGAAGCAGAAAATCCTGAAGGTCACCGAGCAGATCAAAATTGAGCAGACATCCCGGGATGGGAACGTGGCCGAGTATCTGAAGCTGGTCAACAGTGCAGACAAGCAACAGGCCAGTCGGATCAAGCAGGTCTTTGAGAAGAAGAATCAGAAATCGGCACACTCCATTGCTCAGCTGCAGAAGAAGTTGGAACAGTATCATCGGAAGCTCCGGGAGATCGAACAGAATGGAGCCTCCAGGAGTGCCAAGGACCTCCAGCACTCTCTGAAGGATGCCCACGCCAAATCTCGAACTGCGCCCCATGGCATGGAGAGCAGTAAGTCGGGCATGCCTGGGGTGTCCCTCACGCCTCCCGTATTTGTCTTCAACAAGTCCAGAGAGTTTGCCAACCTAATCCGCAATAAGTTTGGCAGTGCCGACAACATCGCTCACCTCAAAAATTCCCTCGAGGAATTCCGACCAGAGACAAGTGCCCGGGCATACGGGGGCAGCGCCACCATCGTGACCAAACCCAAGTACGGCAGTGATGACGAGTGTTCGAGTGGCACGTCAGGCTCTGCAGACAGCAACGGGAACCAGTCATTTGGGGCCAGTGGGGCAGGGCCGCTGGACAGCCAGGGGAAGCTCAGTATGATTCTGGAGGAACTGCGGGAGATCAAGGAGACCCAGGCCCAGCTGGCCGAGGACATCGAAGCGCTGAAGGTGCAATTTAAGAGAGAATACGGGTTTATCTCGCAGACCCTGCAGGAGGAGAGATACAG GTACGAGCGCCTGGAGGACCAGCTGCATGACCTGACGGACCTGCATCAGCACGAGATGGCCAACCTGAAGCAGGAGCTGGCCAGCATCGAGGAGAAGGTGGCCTACCAGGCCTACGAGCGGTCTCGGGACATCCAG GAGGCCTTGGAAACCTGCCAGACTCGCATTTCTAAGCTGGAGCTGCACCAGCAAGAGCAGCAAGTTCTGCAGACAGACACAGTGAACGCCAAAGTCCTCCTGGGGAAGTGCATAAATGTCATCCTGGCCTTCATGGCCGTGCTCTTGGTGTGCGTGTCCACCATCGCCAAGTTTGTTTCGCCCATGATGAAGAGCCGCTTCCACATTCTTGGCACCTTCTTTGCTGTGACTCTTCTCGCCATCTTTTGTAAAAACTGGGACCACATTCTGTGCGCCATAGAACGGATAATCATACCAAGATGA
- the TMCC3 gene encoding transmembrane and coiled-coil domain protein 3 isoform X2, whose amino-acid sequence MRKVERHDMNTLSLPLHIRRGGSDTNLNFDVPDGILDFHKVRLNADSLKQKILKVTEQIKIEQTSRDGNVAEYLKLVNSADKQQASRIKQVFEKKNQKSAHSIAQLQKKLEQYHRKLREIEQNGASRSAKDLQHSLKDAHAKSRTAPHGMESSKSGMPGVSLTPPVFVFNKSREFANLIRNKFGSADNIAHLKNSLEEFRPETSARAYGGSATIVTKPKYGSDDECSSGTSGSADSNGNQSFGASGAGPLDSQGKLSMILEELREIKETQAQLAEDIEALKVQFKREYGFISQTLQEERYRYERLEDQLHDLTDLHQHEMANLKQELASIEEKVAYQAYERSRDIQEALETCQTRISKLELHQQEQQVLQTDTVNAKVLLGKCINVILAFMAVLLVCVSTIAKFVSPMMKSRFHILGTFFAVTLLAIFCKNWDHILCAIERIIIPR is encoded by the exons GTGGAACGCCATGACATGAATACCCTCAGCCTGCCCCTGCACATACGCCGAGGCGGTTCTGACACCAACCTCAACTTTGACGTCCCAGATGGCATCCTGGATTTCCACAAGGTCCGACTCAATGCTGACAGCCTGAAGCAGAAAATCCTGAAGGTCACCGAGCAGATCAAAATTGAGCAGACATCCCGGGATGGGAACGTGGCCGAGTATCTGAAGCTGGTCAACAGTGCAGACAAGCAACAGGCCAGTCGGATCAAGCAGGTCTTTGAGAAGAAGAATCAGAAATCGGCACACTCCATTGCTCAGCTGCAGAAGAAGTTGGAACAGTATCATCGGAAGCTCCGGGAGATCGAACAGAATGGAGCCTCCAGGAGTGCCAAGGACCTCCAGCACTCTCTGAAGGATGCCCACGCCAAATCTCGAACTGCGCCCCATGGCATGGAGAGCAGTAAGTCGGGCATGCCTGGGGTGTCCCTCACGCCTCCCGTATTTGTCTTCAACAAGTCCAGAGAGTTTGCCAACCTAATCCGCAATAAGTTTGGCAGTGCCGACAACATCGCTCACCTCAAAAATTCCCTCGAGGAATTCCGACCAGAGACAAGTGCCCGGGCATACGGGGGCAGCGCCACCATCGTGACCAAACCCAAGTACGGCAGTGATGACGAGTGTTCGAGTGGCACGTCAGGCTCTGCAGACAGCAACGGGAACCAGTCATTTGGGGCCAGTGGGGCAGGGCCGCTGGACAGCCAGGGGAAGCTCAGTATGATTCTGGAGGAACTGCGGGAGATCAAGGAGACCCAGGCCCAGCTGGCCGAGGACATCGAAGCGCTGAAGGTGCAATTTAAGAGAGAATACGGGTTTATCTCGCAGACCCTGCAGGAGGAGAGATACAG GTACGAGCGCCTGGAGGACCAGCTGCATGACCTGACGGACCTGCATCAGCACGAGATGGCCAACCTGAAGCAGGAGCTGGCCAGCATCGAGGAGAAGGTGGCCTACCAGGCCTACGAGCGGTCTCGGGACATCCAG GAGGCCTTGGAAACCTGCCAGACTCGCATTTCTAAGCTGGAGCTGCACCAGCAAGAGCAGCAAGTTCTGCAGACAGACACAGTGAACGCCAAAGTCCTCCTGGGGAAGTGCATAAATGTCATCCTGGCCTTCATGGCCGTGCTCTTGGTGTGCGTGTCCACCATCGCCAAGTTTGTTTCGCCCATGATGAAGAGCCGCTTCCACATTCTTGGCACCTTCTTTGCTGTGACTCTTCTCGCCATCTTTTGTAAAAACTGGGACCACATTCTGTGCGCCATAGAACGGATAATCATACCAAGATGA
- the TMCC3 gene encoding transmembrane and coiled-coil domain protein 3 isoform X1, protein MPGSDTALTVDRTYSDPGRHHRCKNRVERHDMNTLSLPLHIRRGGSDTNLNFDVPDGILDFHKVRLNADSLKQKILKVTEQIKIEQTSRDGNVAEYLKLVNSADKQQASRIKQVFEKKNQKSAHSIAQLQKKLEQYHRKLREIEQNGASRSAKDLQHSLKDAHAKSRTAPHGMESSKSGMPGVSLTPPVFVFNKSREFANLIRNKFGSADNIAHLKNSLEEFRPETSARAYGGSATIVTKPKYGSDDECSSGTSGSADSNGNQSFGASGAGPLDSQGKLSMILEELREIKETQAQLAEDIEALKVQFKREYGFISQTLQEERYRYERLEDQLHDLTDLHQHEMANLKQELASIEEKVAYQAYERSRDIQEALETCQTRISKLELHQQEQQVLQTDTVNAKVLLGKCINVILAFMAVLLVCVSTIAKFVSPMMKSRFHILGTFFAVTLLAIFCKNWDHILCAIERIIIPR, encoded by the exons GTGGAACGCCATGACATGAATACCCTCAGCCTGCCCCTGCACATACGCCGAGGCGGTTCTGACACCAACCTCAACTTTGACGTCCCAGATGGCATCCTGGATTTCCACAAGGTCCGACTCAATGCTGACAGCCTGAAGCAGAAAATCCTGAAGGTCACCGAGCAGATCAAAATTGAGCAGACATCCCGGGATGGGAACGTGGCCGAGTATCTGAAGCTGGTCAACAGTGCAGACAAGCAACAGGCCAGTCGGATCAAGCAGGTCTTTGAGAAGAAGAATCAGAAATCGGCACACTCCATTGCTCAGCTGCAGAAGAAGTTGGAACAGTATCATCGGAAGCTCCGGGAGATCGAACAGAATGGAGCCTCCAGGAGTGCCAAGGACCTCCAGCACTCTCTGAAGGATGCCCACGCCAAATCTCGAACTGCGCCCCATGGCATGGAGAGCAGTAAGTCGGGCATGCCTGGGGTGTCCCTCACGCCTCCCGTATTTGTCTTCAACAAGTCCAGAGAGTTTGCCAACCTAATCCGCAATAAGTTTGGCAGTGCCGACAACATCGCTCACCTCAAAAATTCCCTCGAGGAATTCCGACCAGAGACAAGTGCCCGGGCATACGGGGGCAGCGCCACCATCGTGACCAAACCCAAGTACGGCAGTGATGACGAGTGTTCGAGTGGCACGTCAGGCTCTGCAGACAGCAACGGGAACCAGTCATTTGGGGCCAGTGGGGCAGGGCCGCTGGACAGCCAGGGGAAGCTCAGTATGATTCTGGAGGAACTGCGGGAGATCAAGGAGACCCAGGCCCAGCTGGCCGAGGACATCGAAGCGCTGAAGGTGCAATTTAAGAGAGAATACGGGTTTATCTCGCAGACCCTGCAGGAGGAGAGATACAG GTACGAGCGCCTGGAGGACCAGCTGCATGACCTGACGGACCTGCATCAGCACGAGATGGCCAACCTGAAGCAGGAGCTGGCCAGCATCGAGGAGAAGGTGGCCTACCAGGCCTACGAGCGGTCTCGGGACATCCAG GAGGCCTTGGAAACCTGCCAGACTCGCATTTCTAAGCTGGAGCTGCACCAGCAAGAGCAGCAAGTTCTGCAGACAGACACAGTGAACGCCAAAGTCCTCCTGGGGAAGTGCATAAATGTCATCCTGGCCTTCATGGCCGTGCTCTTGGTGTGCGTGTCCACCATCGCCAAGTTTGTTTCGCCCATGATGAAGAGCCGCTTCCACATTCTTGGCACCTTCTTTGCTGTGACTCTTCTCGCCATCTTTTGTAAAAACTGGGACCACATTCTGTGCGCCATAGAACGGATAATCATACCAAGATGA